Genomic window (Streptomyces liliiviolaceus):
GACGGGCGCGAGGCCAAGGCCGTGAAATGCCTGCGCAAGGCAACCGGTCTCGGCCTGCCCGAAGCGCAGGCTGCACTCCAACTGCTCCGCTCCGGCAAGGCTCTGCCTGTCGACTACCCCCAGGCTCTGGAAAACCTGGAGGCACTGGACTCGGACCTGATGGGCGAGTTGGCCTCTCTGCTCGCCGAGGGCCACAGCGTGAAAGCCGTCAAAGTGCTACGCGAACGTATGGACCTCAGCTTGACCAGCGGCTACCGCCTGGTCAAACAGCTGGAGGATCGCGAAGCCAGCTGATTCAGTCCAGCGCAAACGTAGCCGTGCGCCTGGAACAGCCCCGTGCCGCAGGCATCCCCAGACCCCGGCCCGGGAGCGGTCCGACGGCAAGGACCCGCTCAACGACCGGTACGTGCGCATCAGCCGGTGAGGGTCTGGGTCCCTATCACCGACAGGAGTGCGAGGCGTTCGGCGTCCTCGGTGCCGGGCTTGGCGGTGTAGACCATGATCCGCAGATGATTCCCAGCGACGTGGAGGACGTCGCAGTCCAGGGTGAGCGTGCCGACGGTGGGATGGTCGATGGTCTTGCGGCTCGACTGGTGCTCGGCGCTCACGCCGGACTGCCAGAGTTCGCCGAACAGAGCGCTACGGCGCTGCAGTTGGACGACCAGGTCGGTGAGTGCGGCGTCCTGCGGATACAGGGCGCTGGTGCGGCGGAGGTCGGCGGCCAGCAGCCGCTGCAGTGCCCCGTTGGACTCCGGGGTCTGGCGCACGCGCGTGGTGGAGGTGACGAACGCTCGCCACGCGGCGTTGAGGTCCGGCCCGGACCACGCTCCTATCAGCGCGGTGTACAGCGGGTTGGCCAGCAGCTGGGTCCACGTGGCGTCGTAGACCGCGACGGGCGTGGAGTCCAGGCGGTCCAGGATGCGGTGGACGCCGGGGGTGATGTGACGGGGCACGGTGCCAGGTCCGGGCACGGCGAGGCCGGCGAGCCGGAACAGGTGCTCGCGTTCACCGTTCTCCAGCCGCAGGGCGCGGGCGAGCGATTCGATGATCTGCGGGGAGGGGTTGCGAGCGCGTCCCTGTTCGAGGCGGATGATGTAGTCCGCGGAGATCCCGGCGAGCTGGGACAGCTCTTCGCGCCGCAGTCCGGGGGTACGCCTGCGGCCACCGCCGGGAAGTCCGGCTTGGTCAGGGGTGACTCGGTTGCGCCAGGCCTGCAGGGCTCCGCCGAGTTCGGTGGTGGGCATATCGCCATAGTGACAGAGAGCGCTTTTATCTAGCCTGGTACTGGTAATCCCAGGAAAGCGGGTCTACTGCCTATTCATCCGAATAGTGAGGACGCTGGGTTTCGTGAACGGAACCACAGCGCCCAAGAACACTCCCGTCGTCGGGTTCATCGGCCTGGGCGACCAGGGTCTGCCGATGGCCAGCGCCGTGGCGGAAGCCGGCTTCGCCCTGCGGGTCTGGGCTCGGCGCCCCGCCTCCCTGGAGCCCCTGGCAGGGATCCCGCACCAGGCGGCGGACTCGGTGGAGGACTTGGCGGCCTCGTGTGACGTCGTCGCCCTGTGCGTGGGCACGGACGAGGACGTCGAGCGGCTCATCGCCCAGATGCTGCCGCACCTGCGCAGCGGGGCCATCGTCGTCAACCACGGCACCGGCGTCCCGGCCATCGCCACCCGTCTGGCCGAGCAGTGCGTGGCCCGGCAGGTCGCGGTGCTGGACGCGCCGGTCAGCGGCGGCCGTACGGCGGCCGAGAAGAAGCGGCTGACCTGCATGGTCGGCGGGCCCGACGCGGCGTTCGAGCAGTGCCGCCCGGTGTTCGAGGCGTTCTCCGCGCACGTCGTGCACCTCGGGCAGACCGGTGCGGGGCAGACGGCGAAGCTGTTCAACAACGCGCTGTTGATGCTCAACCAGCGTTCCATCGCCGACATCATCGCCCTTGTCGACCAGCTGGATCTTGACCTCCTCTCGCTGCTGGACGTGCTCAAACTCGCCAGCGGCGCCAGCGCCGCGCTGAGCCTGCTGAACACCATGGTCCGGACCGACAACGTCGAGCACCTGTCCAAGGTGGAAGCGCTGGACATGGAGTTGTTCGACCAGGCCATGCGCGATGCCGGCATCCGAGCCGAGGAGGTCACCGAGCGGGGCCTGTCCGGGGCCCGCAGCCTGCCCGCGCTACTGACACGCCTCAACGGCTGAGGCCGGCATGAAAAGCATCAGCGCCGTACACCGGGTGGGCCCGCCCGCCGTCCACGTGGCGGGCGACCGCGCGTTGGCCGAACTGGCCCACTACCAGCCCCCCACTACCAGCCCCCCCTACCGGTTCCAGTCCTGGTTCCTCGACCGCCAGGGCTACCCCCCCGGACGGCGACAACCTGGGCGCCGACCAGCCCGACCGCGTCGCCGCGCAATACCGCAGCGAGTTCGCCTGGCTGCACCGCACCCCCACCGACCCGGCCGCCTGAGCCGAGTCTTCGAAAGGACTCTCATGACCAAGCTCGCACTCGTCACCGGCGCGACCTCCGGCATCGGCAAGGCGTTCGCGGAGCGCTTCGCCGCCGACGGCTACGACCTGATCATCGTCGGCCGCCGCCAGGAGCGCCTCCAGGAGTTCGCCTCCGCCCACCCCGACACCACCGTGCGCACCGTCACCGCCGACCTGGCCACCACCGAGGGCATCAACACCCTCGCGGAGATCTGCGCCACCGAGCCGCTGGACATGCTCG
Coding sequences:
- a CDS encoding NAD(P)-dependent oxidoreductase, with the translated sequence MNGTTAPKNTPVVGFIGLGDQGLPMASAVAEAGFALRVWARRPASLEPLAGIPHQAADSVEDLAASCDVVALCVGTDEDVERLIAQMLPHLRSGAIVVNHGTGVPAIATRLAEQCVARQVAVLDAPVSGGRTAAEKKRLTCMVGGPDAAFEQCRPVFEAFSAHVVHLGQTGAGQTAKLFNNALLMLNQRSIADIIALVDQLDLDLLSLLDVLKLASGASAALSLLNTMVRTDNVEHLSKVEALDMELFDQAMRDAGIRAEEVTERGLSGARSLPALLTRLNG
- a CDS encoding helix-turn-helix transcriptional regulator, with the protein product MPTTELGGALQAWRNRVTPDQAGLPGGGRRRTPGLRREELSQLAGISADYIIRLEQGRARNPSPQIIESLARALRLENGEREHLFRLAGLAVPGPGTVPRHITPGVHRILDRLDSTPVAVYDATWTQLLANPLYTALIGAWSGPDLNAAWRAFVTSTTRVRQTPESNGALQRLLAADLRRTSALYPQDAALTDLVVQLQRRSALFGELWQSGVSAEHQSSRKTIDHPTVGTLTLDCDVLHVAGNHLRIMVYTAKPGTEDAERLALLSVIGTQTLTG